In one Candidatus Zixiibacteriota bacterium genomic region, the following are encoded:
- a CDS encoding serine/threonine protein kinase, with protein sequence MEEQFIGNYKILKKIGSGGMARVYLAVHKDVPNLKVVLKILSDPGQADRFRQEADKLALLDGHSNICRIKHFFNHGEDFVIAMEYIDGVTLEEKVEKEGKFSIEESLRITSEVLDILEVAHQKDIYHRDIKPSNIMIDLAGHIKIIDFGIAKGKSDPSLTMAGTACGTPAYMSPEQFTGNENIDYALADIYAAGTMLYFLLTCEVPFKGDNQFLIRDAKLTKDPQSPRKINSEIPRDLEAVIMKSLKRDPRERYQSACEMKEALVPIMRKYAAADEDKTAAVPVTRPEGEKSKTVPVLIGVAAVAMVAFGLWLFWPSGGNNVQTKEVISQPEVVTDERQVTNADSSNVAIEPEVSPVGTIALTIEPSGDIYLNDMLIGRNVSETTFNADTGQYVMRVENKKAVPQLYESDFYLSSDENFSRQFTFEFPKPAPVHEPPPVAVDSGWLLVGSKPFMADIYLDGQLQSETTPYTFHKPVGEYTVRITLDKDGENIDRSEKAVVRKNDTSRVIFDTTE encoded by the coding sequence ATGGAAGAGCAGTTTATCGGAAATTATAAAATCCTGAAAAAAATCGGTTCCGGGGGAATGGCCCGAGTTTATCTGGCGGTCCACAAGGATGTCCCCAATCTCAAAGTCGTTTTAAAAATCCTGAGCGATCCCGGGCAGGCTGATCGTTTCCGCCAGGAGGCGGATAAACTGGCCCTTCTTGACGGTCACTCCAATATCTGCCGGATCAAACACTTTTTTAATCATGGGGAGGATTTTGTCATCGCCATGGAATATATCGATGGGGTGACGCTGGAGGAAAAAGTCGAGAAGGAGGGCAAGTTCAGTATCGAGGAATCGCTGCGGATAACCAGCGAGGTTCTCGATATTCTCGAGGTGGCTCACCAGAAAGATATATATCATCGGGATATCAAGCCGAGCAATATCATGATTGACCTGGCCGGGCATATCAAGATTATCGATTTCGGGATCGCCAAGGGTAAAAGCGACCCAAGCCTGACCATGGCCGGGACAGCCTGCGGAACCCCGGCCTATATGTCTCCCGAGCAGTTCACCGGGAATGAAAATATCGATTACGCCCTGGCCGATATTTACGCGGCCGGAACCATGTTGTACTTTCTGTTGACCTGCGAGGTGCCGTTTAAGGGTGACAACCAGTTTCTAATCCGGGACGCCAAACTGACCAAAGATCCCCAAAGCCCGCGTAAGATAAATTCCGAAATTCCCCGGGATCTTGAGGCGGTGATTATGAAATCGCTGAAACGCGATCCACGGGAGCGTTATCAGTCGGCCTGTGAGATGAAAGAAGCGCTGGTGCCGATCATGCGGAAATACGCCGCCGCCGATGAGGATAAAACCGCGGCCGTACCGGTCACCCGTCCAGAGGGAGAAAAATCTAAAACGGTTCCGGTCCTGATCGGGGTCGCGGCGGTGGCCATGGTTGCATTCGGGCTCTGGCTGTTCTGGCCCTCGGGCGGGAATAACGTGCAGACAAAGGAAGTAATTTCCCAACCGGAAGTCGTAACCGATGAACGTCAGGTAACAAATGCCGATTCGAGCAACGTGGCCATTGAACCGGAAGTTTCACCGGTCGGCACCATTGCCCTGACGATCGAACCATCGGGCGATATATATTTGAACGATATGCTGATCGGGCGTAATGTCAGCGAAACCACGTTCAACGCCGATACCGGGCAGTATGTTATGCGGGTGGAGAATAAAAAGGCGGTGCCGCAGTTGTATGAAAGCGATTTTTATCTTTCGTCCGATGAGAATTTCAGCCGTCAGTTCACTTTCGAATTCCCCAAACCGGCCCCGGTGCATGAACCGCCGCCGGTGGCAGTCGATTCCGGCTGGCTTCTGGTAGGCTCAAAACCGTTCATGGCCGATATTTATCTGGACGGTCAGCTTCAGAGCGAAACGACGCCATACACTTTTCACAAGCCGGTCGGGGAATATACGGTGCGTATAACCCTGGACAAAGACGGCGAGAATATCGATCGCAGCGAAAAGGCGGTGGTTAGGAAAAATGACACCAGCCGCGTAATATTTGATACCACGGAATAA
- a CDS encoding tetratricopeptide repeat protein: MLKKILIVFLLVAAGCSQGFYGQGRKNIDEGRYQEGIDYLYKEIAQHPDNYQAWREIGVAFYRQGDLIKAEDALMQANNITPDARTNLFIGLIFEQKKQTDKAIAAYSSALNLDTSAETRNLIRGHLDRLISQKIKTEVETAVANESRLKVSNIPDNSIAVVDFDGSQLPEDLAPISKGLAEFTSIDLAKVTQLKVIDRLKIDVLLNELKLGASGKVDPGTSPRIGRLLGSEHLITGTVLSAGDNALRLDGAIVSTRDSSAERTAPIEGDVNKFFKIQKDFVFGIIDSLGIQLTKAERDAVEEVPTESFLAFMAYCRGLDYQSRGMYDAAREEYNKAVTEDKNFVPAAAKANQVAAVSGGEGGESFETFEEAATSSSESETGGEETGLDQTQITTLLNSGFISEQTLYERFGNPPINPPVINLGSRVIIIRGDLDAE; encoded by the coding sequence ATGCTTAAGAAAATACTGATAGTTTTCCTCCTGGTGGCGGCCGGCTGTTCGCAGGGTTTTTACGGCCAGGGGAGGAAAAATATCGATGAGGGTCGGTACCAGGAAGGAATCGACTACCTGTATAAAGAGATCGCCCAGCATCCGGATAACTATCAGGCCTGGCGTGAAATCGGGGTGGCCTTTTATCGACAGGGTGATTTGATTAAAGCCGAGGATGCCCTGATGCAGGCCAATAACATCACACCGGATGCCCGCACCAACCTGTTTATCGGGCTTATTTTCGAACAGAAAAAGCAAACCGATAAAGCTATCGCGGCCTATTCCTCGGCTTTGAATCTCGATACCTCGGCAGAAACCCGAAACCTGATCCGGGGGCATCTAGATCGGCTGATTTCGCAGAAGATAAAGACTGAGGTCGAAACCGCGGTGGCCAACGAGAGCCGTCTTAAGGTGAGCAATATTCCCGACAACAGCATCGCCGTGGTTGATTTCGACGGGTCGCAGTTGCCGGAAGACCTCGCGCCGATTAGTAAGGGATTGGCCGAGTTCACGTCGATTGATCTGGCCAAAGTAACGCAGTTGAAAGTTATCGATCGTCTCAAGATCGATGTTTTGTTGAACGAGCTAAAGCTGGGCGCCTCCGGTAAAGTCGATCCGGGCACTTCGCCCCGGATTGGCCGTCTTCTGGGAAGCGAACATCTGATCACCGGGACGGTTTTAAGCGCCGGGGATAATGCTCTCAGGCTGGATGGGGCTATTGTCAGCACCCGGGACAGTTCCGCCGAACGGACAGCGCCGATCGAGGGGGATGTCAACAAGTTCTTCAAAATCCAGAAGGATTTTGTTTTTGGCATAATCGACAGTCTCGGAATCCAGTTGACGAAGGCCGAGCGGGACGCTGTCGAAGAGGTCCCGACTGAATCGTTCCTGGCTTTCATGGCCTATTGCCGCGGTCTGGATTACCAGAGCCGGGGGATGTATGATGCCGCCCGTGAAGAATACAACAAGGCGGTCACCGAGGATAAAAATTTCGTGCCGGCGGCGGCCAAGGCCAATCAGGTGGCGGCCGTTTCCGGCGGTGAGGGGGGTGAATCATTCGAGACTTTCGAGGAAGCGGCAACTTCTTCGAGCGAAAGCGAAACCGGCGGCGAGGAAACCGGACTCGATCAAACCCAGATCACGACCCTTCTCAATTCCGGGTTCATCTCGGAGCAAACTTTATACGAGCGGTTCGGGAATCCTCCGATCAATCCGCCGGTCATCAACCTGGGATCACGGGTCATTATCATAAGGGGGGATCTCGATGCGGAATAA